The Vigna unguiculata cultivar IT97K-499-35 chromosome 6, ASM411807v1, whole genome shotgun sequence genome contains a region encoding:
- the LOC114188973 gene encoding disease resistance protein RLM3-like isoform X1: protein MVEQRIMSVVSSSSNSCTKKYDVFISYRGKDKRRNFSTHLYEALVQKKVETYVDEDIEKGDEISAALMKAIEDSRVSIVVFSENFASSKWCLNELIKIMDYKKELGQIVIPVFYNTDPSHVRNQTGRFMESFVKHEGEPNCIKWKTALTQAANLAGWSSQNYRTDSELLKDIVKDVLEKLPPRCRNQCKGWVENLTRKAQLQAIAIEESAKCKAVEKVIKSLTSQLKDMAMRLHVLGSDETEWIEQDEPGVHIYLTSLVGLIYLKRLCLRYRMLYYIFTFFLAGEC from the exons ATGGTTGAGCAGAGAATTATGAGTGTTGTTTCTTCTTCCTCTAACTCTTgtacaaaaaaatatgatgttttTATAAGCTATCGAGGTAAAGACAAACGCAGGAACTTCAGCACCCATCTTTATGAGGCTTTGGTGCAAAAGAAAGTGGAAACCTATGTAGATGAAGATATTGAAAAGGGTGATGAAATCTCAGCAGCACTGATGAAAGCCATTGAAGATTCTCGTGTATCTATTGTTGTGTTTTCAGAGAATTTTGCTTCCTCAAAGTGGTGCTTGAATGAACTCATAAAGATTATGGATTACAAGAAAGAGTTGGGACAAATTGTAATACCAGTGTTCTACAACACAGATCCATCCCATGTCAGGAACCAAACTGGGAGGTTTATGGAGAGCTTTGTAAAACATGAAGGAGAACCCAACTGCATAAAATGGAAAACTGCTCTCACTCAAGCAGCCAACTTAGCTGGATGGAGCTCTCAAAATTATAG GACTGACTCTGAATTACTTAAGGACATTGTTAAAGATGTTTTGGAAAAATTGCCTCCTAGATGCAGAAACCAATGTAAAGGATGG GTGGAAAACCTTACACGGAAAGCCCaacttcaagcaattgcaattGAAGAAAGTGCTAAATGCAAAGCAGTAGAGAAAGTGATCAAGTCACTTACTTCTCAG TTGAAGGATATGGCCATGAGGTTACATGTTCTTGGTTCCGATGAGACTGAATGGATTGAGCAAGATGAACCTGGTGTACATATTTATCTGACCTCCCTAGTAGGTCTAATCTATCTTAAAAGACTATGCTTAAGGTATAGAATgctctattatatttttacattttttttagcaGGGGAATGCTAG
- the LOC114188973 gene encoding putative disease resistance protein At4g11170 isoform X2 — protein sequence MVEQRIMSVVSSSSNSCTKKYDVFISYRGKDKRRNFSTHLYEALVQKKVETYVDEDIEKDPSHVRNQTGRFMESFVKHEGEPNCIKWKTALTQAANLAGWSSQNYRTDSELLKDIVKDVLEKLPPRCRNQCKGWVENLTRKAQLQAIAIEESAKCKAVEKVIKSLTSQLKDMAMRLHVLGSDETEWIEQDEPGVHIYLTSLVGLIYLKRLCLRYRMLYYIFTFFLAGEC from the exons ATGGTTGAGCAGAGAATTATGAGTGTTGTTTCTTCTTCCTCTAACTCTTgtacaaaaaaatatgatgttttTATAAGCTATCGAGGTAAAGACAAACGCAGGAACTTCAGCACCCATCTTTATGAGGCTTTGGTGCAAAAGAAAGTGGAAACCTATGTAGATGAAGATATTGAAAAGG ATCCATCCCATGTCAGGAACCAAACTGGGAGGTTTATGGAGAGCTTTGTAAAACATGAAGGAGAACCCAACTGCATAAAATGGAAAACTGCTCTCACTCAAGCAGCCAACTTAGCTGGATGGAGCTCTCAAAATTATAG GACTGACTCTGAATTACTTAAGGACATTGTTAAAGATGTTTTGGAAAAATTGCCTCCTAGATGCAGAAACCAATGTAAAGGATGG GTGGAAAACCTTACACGGAAAGCCCaacttcaagcaattgcaattGAAGAAAGTGCTAAATGCAAAGCAGTAGAGAAAGTGATCAAGTCACTTACTTCTCAG TTGAAGGATATGGCCATGAGGTTACATGTTCTTGGTTCCGATGAGACTGAATGGATTGAGCAAGATGAACCTGGTGTACATATTTATCTGACCTCCCTAGTAGGTCTAATCTATCTTAAAAGACTATGCTTAAGGTATAGAATgctctattatatttttacattttttttagcaGGGGAATGCTAG
- the LOC114188973 gene encoding disease resistance protein RLM3-like isoform X3 — MKAIEDSRVSIVVFSENFASSKWCLNELIKIMDYKKELGQIVIPVFYNTDPSHVRNQTGRFMESFVKHEGEPNCIKWKTALTQAANLAGWSSQNYRTDSELLKDIVKDVLEKLPPRCRNQCKGWVENLTRKAQLQAIAIEESAKCKAVEKVIKSLTSQLKDMAMRLHVLGSDETEWIEQDEPGVHIYLTSLVGLIYLKRLCLRYRMLYYIFTFFLAGEC, encoded by the exons ATGAAAGCCATTGAAGATTCTCGTGTATCTATTGTTGTGTTTTCAGAGAATTTTGCTTCCTCAAAGTGGTGCTTGAATGAACTCATAAAGATTATGGATTACAAGAAAGAGTTGGGACAAATTGTAATACCAGTGTTCTACAACACAGATCCATCCCATGTCAGGAACCAAACTGGGAGGTTTATGGAGAGCTTTGTAAAACATGAAGGAGAACCCAACTGCATAAAATGGAAAACTGCTCTCACTCAAGCAGCCAACTTAGCTGGATGGAGCTCTCAAAATTATAG GACTGACTCTGAATTACTTAAGGACATTGTTAAAGATGTTTTGGAAAAATTGCCTCCTAGATGCAGAAACCAATGTAAAGGATGG GTGGAAAACCTTACACGGAAAGCCCaacttcaagcaattgcaattGAAGAAAGTGCTAAATGCAAAGCAGTAGAGAAAGTGATCAAGTCACTTACTTCTCAG TTGAAGGATATGGCCATGAGGTTACATGTTCTTGGTTCCGATGAGACTGAATGGATTGAGCAAGATGAACCTGGTGTACATATTTATCTGACCTCCCTAGTAGGTCTAATCTATCTTAAAAGACTATGCTTAAGGTATAGAATgctctattatatttttacattttttttagcaGGGGAATGCTAG